The Stenotrophomonas sp. BIO128-Bstrain region GCGCCAGGATCAAGCGCGTGGTGGTGAAGGGCAGCTTCCACGGCCGCACCGACCGCCCGGGCCTGTATTCCGATTCCAGCCGCAAGACCTACATGCAGCACCTGGCCAGCTACCGGGGCGAAGACAGCGTGATCGCGATCGCGCCGTACGACGAAGACGCACTCAAGCGCGTGTTTGCCGAGGCCGAGCAGAACCATTGGTTCATCGAGGCGATCTTCCTGGAGCCGGTGATGGGCGAAGGCGACCCGGGCCGCTCGGTGCCGCCGTCGTTCTATGCGCTGGCCCGTGAGCTGACCCGCCAGCACGGCAGCCTGCTGCTGCTCGACTCGATCCAGGCCGGCCTGCGCGCGCACGGCGTGCTCTCGATCGTGGATTACCCGGGCTTCGAAGGCCTGGACGTGCCGGACATGGAGACCTATTCCAAGGCGCTCAATGCGGCCCAGTTCCCGCTCTCGGTGCTGGCCGTGACCGAACACGCCGCGCAGCTGTACCGCAAGGGCATCTACGGCAACACCATGACCTCCAACCCGCGGGCACTGGACGTGGCCTGCGCCACGCTGTCGCTGCTGACCCCGCAGGTGCGCGAGAACATCCGCGTGCGCGGCGAGGAAGCGGTGCGCAAGCTGGAACAGCTCAAGACCGAGCTGGGCGGGCTGATCACCAAGGTCCAGGGCACCGGCCTGCTGTTCTCCTGCGAGCTGGCCCCGCAGTTCAAGTGCTACGGCGCTGGCTCCACCGAGGAATGGCTGCGCAACCACGGCATCAACGTGATCCACGGCGGCGAGAACTCGCTGCGGTTCACCCCGCATTTCGGCATGGACGGCGAAGAGCTGGACCTGCTGGTCGGGCTGGTGGGCCGGGCGCTGAAGGAAGGCCCGCGCCGCGAGCAGTCGCAGGCGGCCTGAGGCCGGCGGTACGGACAACGGCAGCCGATCGTTGGTCGGCCGCCACGAACCCGGTAGAGCCGACCGTTGGTCGGCTCCATGAACCCGGCAGAGCCACCACTACCCAGCCCCATCCCCCGGCCCCGATTGGCCTCCACGCCTATAACGCGCGATAATCACCGCCCGCATCCGCGGAACGACACCCCGTCACGAGACCGGAACACTGGTCATCGGCGGGGCTTTTTCGTTTCCGCCGCGTCAGTTTCTGAACACAGGAAGATCCAATGAAGTCGATTTGCGTTTACTGTGGTTCCAACCCCGGCAGCAAGCCGGTCTACACCGAGCGCGCCATCGCGCTGGGTGACCGCATCGCCCGGGATGGCCTGCGCCTGGTTTACGGCGGCGGCAACGTCGGCCTGATGGGTACCGTGGCCAATGCCGTGCTTGCAGGCGGCGGCGAAGTCACCGGCGTGATCCCGCAGCAGCTGGCGGATTGGGAAGTGGCCCACCGCGGCCTGACCGAACTGGAAATCGTCGGTTCGATGCACGAGCGCAAGTCGCGCATGTTCGATCTGTCCGATGCGTTCGTGGCCCTGCCCGGTGGCTTCGGCACGATGGAAGAAATCTTCGAAATGCTGACCTGGCGCCAGCTGGGCATCGGCAACAAGCCCTGCGCGTTCCTGGATGTGGATGGCTTCTACGCCCCGCTGATCGGCATGATCGATCGCATGGTCGAAGAGCGCTTCCTGCACCCGGCCCAGCGCGCGGACCTGTGGTACGGCTCGGACATCGATGAAATGCTTGCCTGGATGCGCGCCTACGAGCCGGCGCAGGCCTCCAAGTGGATCGACGAGAAGCGGGCCAACGCGCTGCGTTGATCCCCGTGCTGCCGCGACGGTTCAGGCCGTCGCGGTGGTCGCCATCGGGGCCGGCCGGCCCAGCAGATAGCCCTGGCCGTAATCGCAGCCCAGCTGCAGCAACGTGTCGTGCTGGGCCTGGGTCTCGATCCCCTCGCCCACCGTTTCGATGCCGAGCGTGCGTGCCAGCGACAGCACGCCCTGCACCAGCGCGTGCGTGCTCTGCATGTCCTGCCCGTGCAGGCCGGCGATGAACGATTGGTCGATCTTCAGCGTCGAGATCGGGAAGCGATGCAGGTAGGACAGCGCCGAGAAGCCGGTGCCGAAATCATCCAGCTGCACCAGCACGCCGCGCTCGCGCAGGGTCTGCAGGATGCGCAGCGTGCGCGGGCCGTCATCCAGCAGCGCCACCTCGGTGATCTCCAGCCGCAGCCGGTGCGGATCGGCGCCGGCCGCTTCGATCAGGCCGAACAGGCGCGTGCTGAAATCGGCCGAGCGGAAGTGCCGCGGCGACACATTGACGGACAGATACCCACGGCCGCCACGCGCAAGCTGGGTGATCACCTGCTCGTACAGCAGCCAGTCCACCTGTTCGATCAGGCCACTTTCTTCCCCCAGGTCCAGGAAGGCGCTGGGCAGCAGCAACCCGCGGCGCTCGTGCTGCCAGCGCAACAGCGCTTCGTGGCCGACCAGCTCACCATCGCTGAGCCGCACGATCGGCTGATAGAACGGCATGAAATCGCGGTTGATGATGGCCCGGCGCAGGTCCGCCTCCAGGTCCAGGCTGCGCAGGGCCTGCTCGCGCATCGCCTCATCGAACACCGCACAGCGATCGTTGCCCTGTGCCTTGGCGCGGTACATCGCCGCATCCGCATCGCGCACCAGCTCTTCGCCGTTGCGGTAGCGGGGGTTCCACATGGCGATGCCGAGGCTGCCGGAGGGGAACAGTTCGCGCCCCTTCACCCACATCGATTCTTCCAGTGCCACCAGCATGCGCTGTGAAAACTCCAGCGCCGAAGCCAGGCCGTCGCCGCACTGGAGCAGGATCGCGAACTCATCCCCGCCCAGCCGGGCGACCACATCCTGTGCGGAGATCATCGAGACGATGCGCTTGGCCACCTCGACCAGCATCTGATCACCGGCGGCATGGCCGATGCTGTCATTGACCAGCTTGAACCGGTCCAGATCCAGGAACAGCACCGCAAAGCCCTGTCCCTCGCTGGCGCGCGCACGTGCGATCGCATCTTCCAGCCGGTCCAGCAGATGCAGGCGATTGGGCAGTCCGGTCAGCGCATCATGCATGGCCTGATGGGTGAGGCGCTGCTCAGCGCGCAGGCGCTCGCCGATCTGGCCCAGCAGCTTGTCGTTGACGTCGGCCAGCTCGCGCGTGCGCTCGTCCACGCGTCTTTCCAGATCGGCATGCGCATTGCGCAACCGCTCCTGGTCGCGCTGGCGCGCCAGCCCGTTGCCGATGTTCTGCGCCACGAAGGTCAGCAGCCGCTGGTCGTGCACGGTGAACACCACCTCAGGCGAATAACTCTGCACCACGATCACGCCGACCACATCGTCATCGCTCAGCAACGGCACGCCCAGCCAGCAGTTCGAGCGCGCGCCGAACTCGCGCACCACCCCACTCTCGCGCAGCGCATCGATGCGCTCGCGGGTGGCCAGCAGCGGCTGGCGGTTGCGCACGATGAACTCGGTCAAGCCTTCACTGAAGGGCCGCGGTGCGCGCGACGGGTTGTACTCGTCCACCGAGTAGACGAACTCCAGCCCGTCACCTTTTTCGTTGACCAGTGCGATATAGAAATTGCGCGCATCCAGCAGCGTGCCGACGAGGCCATGCACTTGGCCGTAGTACTGCGACAGCGACTCGGCGCTCATCGCCAGCTCGGCGATGTTGAACAGCGCCATCTGCAGTTTCTCAGCGCGGCGGCGTTCGACCACCTCCTCCTGCAGGTTGCGGTTGGCGCGCTGCAGCTCGACCGTGCGGCGCTCCACCTGCCGCTCCAGCTGTACCTGCGCCTGGCGCCGGTCCATCGCGGTCAGGATGTGCTGGGCGACATAGCCCAGCAGCGTGCGGTCGGCCTCGCCATAGCGCGCGCGATGCTCGTAGCTCTGCACCACGATCGCACCGCATACGCGCCCGTCGCGCAGCATCGGCACGCCCAGCCAGTCCAGGCTCTCGGGCCCACGCTCGGGGTCGTGTTCGTCATCGAGGATGGCCAGCAGC contains the following coding sequences:
- a CDS encoding aminotransferase class III-fold pyridoxal phosphate-dependent enzyme, with translation MSFIERLAPLRAQPGTRLTTGLDDATLERLAAGHPALVAAIDAAATEFERVRADLGGLLALDERAQIDAMQDGFVNFYADDAVTPYVALAARGAWVVTLKGAVLYDAGGYGMLGFGHTPEAVMDAMAAPQVMANVMTPSLSQQRFIQALRKEIGHRRGGCPYSHFMCLNSGSEAVGLAARIADVNAKLQTDPGARHAGARIKRVVVKGSFHGRTDRPGLYSDSSRKTYMQHLASYRGEDSVIAIAPYDEDALKRVFAEAEQNHWFIEAIFLEPVMGEGDPGRSVPPSFYALARELTRQHGSLLLLDSIQAGLRAHGVLSIVDYPGFEGLDVPDMETYSKALNAAQFPLSVLAVTEHAAQLYRKGIYGNTMTSNPRALDVACATLSLLTPQVRENIRVRGEEAVRKLEQLKTELGGLITKVQGTGLLFSCELAPQFKCYGAGSTEEWLRNHGINVIHGGENSLRFTPHFGMDGEELDLLVGLVGRALKEGPRREQSQAA
- a CDS encoding TIGR00730 family Rossman fold protein, giving the protein MKSICVYCGSNPGSKPVYTERAIALGDRIARDGLRLVYGGGNVGLMGTVANAVLAGGGEVTGVIPQQLADWEVAHRGLTELEIVGSMHERKSRMFDLSDAFVALPGGFGTMEEIFEMLTWRQLGIGNKPCAFLDVDGFYAPLIGMIDRMVEERFLHPAQRADLWYGSDIDEMLAWMRAYEPAQASKWIDEKRANALR
- a CDS encoding EAL domain-containing protein, producing MSDVSSQMVTSSVQRDGDAVIPAAVATALCAQLPAGAAVALAWSDPVLGEGRHGHPEGGAAGPGPTAPRQQAASARLALQQCWHHGGSELTLDVSLAGDTPPPEGWWTAARCLFQSTVLLARQRREIASLEDSKRLQQALYEIADLAGADLEMAEMLRHFHRVLNSLMYAQNCFIVEYDDVRHRVRFLYFADQKDDFVADPDRSYEEHEMPRSLTFALLRHGEPLSGPSRELLAILDDEHDPERGPESLDWLGVPMLRDGRVCGAIVVQSYEHRARYGEADRTLLGYVAQHILTAMDRRQAQVQLERQVERRTVELQRANRNLQEEVVERRRAEKLQMALFNIAELAMSAESLSQYYGQVHGLVGTLLDARNFYIALVNEKGDGLEFVYSVDEYNPSRAPRPFSEGLTEFIVRNRQPLLATRERIDALRESGVVREFGARSNCWLGVPLLSDDDVVGVIVVQSYSPEVVFTVHDQRLLTFVAQNIGNGLARQRDQERLRNAHADLERRVDERTRELADVNDKLLGQIGERLRAEQRLTHQAMHDALTGLPNRLHLLDRLEDAIARARASEGQGFAVLFLDLDRFKLVNDSIGHAAGDQMLVEVAKRIVSMISAQDVVARLGGDEFAILLQCGDGLASALEFSQRMLVALEESMWVKGRELFPSGSLGIAMWNPRYRNGEELVRDADAAMYRAKAQGNDRCAVFDEAMREQALRSLDLEADLRRAIINRDFMPFYQPIVRLSDGELVGHEALLRWQHERRGLLLPSAFLDLGEESGLIEQVDWLLYEQVITQLARGGRGYLSVNVSPRHFRSADFSTRLFGLIEAAGADPHRLRLEITEVALLDDGPRTLRILQTLRERGVLVQLDDFGTGFSALSYLHRFPISTLKIDQSFIAGLHGQDMQSTHALVQGVLSLARTLGIETVGEGIETQAQHDTLLQLGCDYGQGYLLGRPAPMATTATA